From the genome of Halomonas sp. 1513, one region includes:
- a CDS encoding nucleoside diphosphate kinase regulator (Regulates the synthesis of nucleoside triphosphates for nucleic acid synthesis, CTP for lipid synthesis, and GTP for protein elongation), which produces MSSRPKIIINRLDAERLQRLIDAASDKDLAVAESLEAELERGEVVDPEQIPADVVSMNSQVQFTDLGRSRQLVRTLVYPRSLAESEDGLSVMAPIGAALLGLRVGDVIDWPLPDGSETRLRIDAILWQPEREGQFHR; this is translated from the coding sequence ATGTCATCACGCCCCAAGATCATCATCAATCGGCTGGACGCCGAGCGGCTGCAGCGGCTGATCGACGCCGCCAGCGACAAGGACCTGGCGGTGGCCGAGTCGCTGGAGGCCGAGCTGGAGCGTGGCGAGGTGGTCGATCCCGAGCAGATTCCCGCCGACGTGGTCAGCATGAACAGCCAGGTGCAGTTCACCGATCTGGGGCGTAGCCGCCAGCTGGTGCGCACCCTGGTCTATCCGCGCTCGCTGGCCGAGAGCGAGGATGGCCTGTCGGTGATGGCACCTATCGGCGCGGCGCTGCTGGGGCTCAGGGTCGGCGACGTGATCGACTGGCCGCTGCCCGACGGCAGCGAAACCCGGCTGCGCATCGATGCGATTCTCTGGCAGCCCGAGCGTGAGGGGCAGTTCCACCGCTGA
- a CDS encoding DNA alkylation response protein, translating into MHDHAPRQRLATHEVLNQPPADSDLDLLTLDLPLQQALARDAPEWVARRLAPLGEQVGSRRVQALGEQANRHPPELRLFDRHGRRLDEVRYHPAYHELMHLACDQGWHAVAWQEEARGGHQAHVAALYLLTQAEPGVCCPVTMTHAAMPALRHAPAVLAQWAPRLLAWDYDPRALPSSDKPAVTLGMAMTEKQGGSDVRANTTRAVAGEDGVRLVGHKWFCSAPMSDAFLTLAQSDDGLGCFLVPRFTPDGERNAIELQRLKDKCGNRANASAEIEYRHAWAQPLGDPGRGIATILEMVQQTRLDAAIAPVGMMRQALLLAWQHVQVRHAFGKRLAEQPLMRAVIADLALEVEAGVALSLRIARAFDSPHSEHEQGLARLAPALAKYWHNKRAPGFMAEAMECLGGIGYVEETPLARLYREAPVNSIWEGSGNVICLDVLRVLGKHPEAVAALRHELDAARGQNAHFDHALGELERALGMPGEALVPRARWLTQRLAQCLQASLLLRHTPTAVAATFCRARLGEASPAYGVLPADAPLAEILARVTPDS; encoded by the coding sequence ATGCACGATCATGCCCCACGCCAGCGGCTCGCCACCCACGAGGTGCTCAACCAGCCGCCCGCGGACAGCGACCTCGACCTGTTGACCCTGGATCTTCCGCTGCAGCAAGCGCTGGCCCGCGACGCCCCGGAGTGGGTGGCGCGGCGCCTGGCGCCGCTCGGCGAGCAGGTCGGCAGCCGCCGCGTTCAGGCGCTCGGCGAGCAGGCCAACCGCCATCCGCCGGAGCTGCGGCTGTTCGACCGCCACGGCCGGCGCCTCGACGAGGTGCGCTACCATCCCGCCTACCATGAGCTGATGCACCTGGCCTGCGACCAGGGCTGGCACGCCGTGGCCTGGCAGGAGGAGGCGCGCGGCGGTCACCAGGCCCACGTCGCCGCGCTCTATTTGCTGACCCAGGCCGAGCCGGGCGTCTGCTGCCCGGTCACCATGACCCACGCAGCGATGCCGGCGCTGCGCCATGCCCCCGCGGTGCTGGCCCAGTGGGCGCCGCGCCTGCTGGCCTGGGACTACGATCCACGCGCCCTGCCGTCCAGCGACAAGCCGGCGGTGACGCTGGGCATGGCGATGACCGAGAAACAGGGCGGCAGCGACGTGCGCGCCAACACCACCCGCGCCGTGGCCGGCGAAGACGGCGTGCGCCTGGTCGGCCACAAGTGGTTCTGCAGCGCGCCGATGTCGGACGCCTTCCTGACCCTGGCCCAGAGCGATGACGGCCTGGGCTGTTTTCTGGTGCCGCGTTTCACCCCCGACGGCGAGCGCAACGCCATCGAGCTGCAGCGCCTCAAGGACAAATGCGGCAACCGTGCCAACGCCTCCGCCGAGATCGAGTACCGCCACGCCTGGGCGCAGCCGCTCGGCGACCCGGGGCGCGGCATCGCCACCATCCTAGAGATGGTCCAGCAGACCCGCCTCGACGCCGCCATCGCGCCGGTGGGCATGATGCGCCAGGCGCTGCTGCTGGCCTGGCAGCACGTCCAGGTCCGCCACGCCTTCGGCAAGCGCCTCGCCGAGCAACCGCTGATGCGCGCGGTGATCGCCGACCTGGCCCTCGAGGTCGAGGCCGGCGTGGCGCTGTCTCTACGCATTGCCCGCGCCTTCGACAGCCCGCACTCGGAGCACGAGCAGGGCCTGGCGCGTCTCGCCCCGGCGCTGGCCAAGTACTGGCATAACAAGCGCGCCCCCGGCTTCATGGCCGAGGCCATGGAGTGCCTGGGCGGCATCGGCTACGTCGAGGAGACGCCGCTGGCGCGGCTGTACCGCGAGGCGCCGGTCAATTCGATCTGGGAAGGCTCGGGGAATGTGATCTGCCTGGATGTGCTGCGCGTGCTGGGCAAGCACCCCGAGGCGGTCGCCGCGCTGCGCCACGAGCTCGACGCGGCCCGCGGCCAGAATGCCCACTTCGACCACGCGCTGGGCGAGCTGGAGCGCGCACTCGGCATGCCCGGCGAGGCGCTGGTGCCCCGGGCCCGCTGGCTGACCCAGCGCCTTGCCCAGTGCCTGCAGGCATCGCTGCTGCTGCGCCATACCCCTACCGCAGTGGCCGCGACCTTCTGCCGGGCGCGGCTGGGCGAGGCCAGCCCCGCCTACGGTGTGCTGCCGGCCGATGCGCCGCTGGCGGAGATACTGGCGCGGGTGACACCGGACAGCTGA
- a CDS encoding NUDIX hydrolase, with product MPPEVSAPVALPTPLIADERIQLVDARNRPCGSAPRALMRRFQFWHRATYVVVLNAAGELCVQRRTLTKEVFPGGLDLAAGGVVGAGESVHVAARRELAEELGIRGVALRDGPAFRYAADGNHIFGSVYWVQHDGPLALQAEEVAEVFWLPLDEALALEGVTPDTRTAVEHLRRAGQLAVAR from the coding sequence ATGCCCCCCGAGGTTTCCGCGCCGGTAGCGTTGCCGACGCCGCTGATCGCCGATGAGCGTATCCAACTGGTGGATGCCCGCAATCGCCCCTGCGGCAGTGCACCGCGAGCGCTGATGCGGCGCTTCCAGTTCTGGCACCGCGCCACCTATGTGGTGGTGCTCAACGCCGCCGGCGAGCTTTGCGTGCAGCGCCGCACCCTGACCAAGGAGGTGTTCCCCGGCGGCCTCGACCTGGCCGCGGGAGGCGTGGTCGGCGCCGGCGAGTCGGTGCACGTGGCGGCGCGTCGCGAGCTGGCCGAGGAGCTCGGCATTCGCGGCGTGGCGCTGCGCGACGGCCCGGCGTTTCGCTACGCCGCCGACGGCAACCATATCTTTGGCAGCGTGTACTGGGTGCAGCATGACGGGCCGCTGGCGCTGCAGGCCGAGGAGGTCGCCGAGGTCTTCTGGCTGCCGCTGGACGAGGCCCTGGCGCTGGAGGGGGTGACGCCGGACACCCGCACGGCGGTGGAGCACCTGCGCCGCGCTGGCCAGCTGGCGGTGGCTCGATGA
- a CDS encoding lysine transporter LysE has translation MPLSLWLSLVAICAVGAMSPGPSLALVLRHTLGGGRLPGVVAALSHALGVGFYALLTVWGLGALIARQPLLFQFITWAGAAYLAWLGIKALRAGRAAALEPNAVLTTGPQAAREGMLVALGNPKLILFFVALLSQFVSPEMSVAAKALIVLTAMVIDGGWYVIVAVALSHSRVLPLLQARAHWVNRITGVLLIAIALRVVVG, from the coding sequence ATGCCGTTGTCGCTGTGGTTGTCGCTGGTAGCGATCTGCGCGGTGGGTGCCATGTCGCCGGGGCCCAGCCTGGCACTGGTGCTGCGCCATACCCTCGGCGGCGGTCGCCTGCCGGGGGTGGTCGCGGCGCTCTCCCACGCGCTTGGCGTGGGGTTCTACGCGCTGTTGACGGTATGGGGGCTGGGCGCGCTGATCGCCCGCCAGCCGCTGCTGTTTCAGTTCATCACCTGGGCCGGTGCGGCCTATCTGGCCTGGCTGGGCATCAAGGCGCTACGCGCCGGGCGGGCCGCAGCGCTGGAGCCGAACGCGGTGCTCACCACCGGCCCTCAGGCGGCCCGCGAGGGCATGCTGGTGGCGCTGGGCAATCCCAAGCTGATCCTGTTCTTCGTGGCGCTGCTCAGCCAGTTCGTCAGCCCCGAGATGAGCGTGGCGGCCAAGGCGCTGATCGTGCTCACCGCCATGGTCATCGACGGCGGCTGGTACGTGATCGTGGCGGTGGCGCTGTCGCACTCGCGGGTGCTGCCCTTGCTGCAGGCCAGGGCGCACTGGGTCAACCGCATTACCGGCGTGTTGCTGATCGCCATCGCCCTGCGGGTGGTGGTCGGCTAG